A window from Peromyscus eremicus chromosome 1, PerEre_H2_v1, whole genome shotgun sequence encodes these proteins:
- the LOC131900695 gene encoding olfactory receptor 2AG1-like — MEVCNSTSGNGFILVGILDDSGFPELLCATITALYFLALTSNGLLLLVITMDARLHVPMYLLLWQLSLMDLLLTSVITPKAVIDFLTKDNTISFGGCALQMFLELTLGSAEDLLLAFMAYDRYVAICHPLNYMILMSHKVCWLMIAISWTLASLSALGYSIYTMQYPFCKSRHIRHLFCEIPPLLKLACADTSRYELMVYVMGVTLLIPPLAAILASYSLILFTVLHMPTNEGRKKALVTCSSHLTVVGMWYGGAMVMYVLPSSFHSPKQDNISSVFYTIFTPALNPLIYSLRNKEVTGALRRVLGKRLLSVQSTF; from the coding sequence ATGGAGGTCTGCAACTCCACCTCCGGAAATGGCTTCATCTTGGTGGGGATTCTGGATGACAGTGGCTTTCCTGAACTGCTCTGTGCCACTATCACAGCCCTGTACTTTTTAGCCCTGACCAGCAATGGACTGTTACTCCTGGTTATCACCATGGATGCCCGGCTCCATGTGCCCATGTATCTTCTGCTCTGGCAGCTCTCTCTCATGGACCTCCTCCTCACATCAGTTATCACTCCCAAGGCTGTAATAGATTTTCTCACCAAAGACAACACCATCTCTTTTGGGGGCTGTGCCCTTCAGATGTTTCTGGAACTGACACTGGGTAGTGCAGAGGACCTCCTTTTGGCCTTCATGGCCTATGACAGGTATGTGGCCATTTGTCATCCTCTGAACTATATGATTTTAATGAGTCACAAAGTCTGCTGGCTCATGATAGCCATATCATGGACTCTGGCATCCCTCAGTGCTCTAGGATATAGCATCTACACCATGCAATATCCTTTCTGTAAATCCCGGCACATCAGACACCTGTTCTGTGAGATCCCTCCATTGCTGAAGTTGGCCTGTGCAGACACCTCCAGATATGAGCTCATGGTTTATGTGATGGGTGTGACCTTGCTAATTCCCCCTCTTGCTGCCATCTTGGCTTCCTACTCACTAATTCTGTTCACTGTGCTCCACATGCCCACAAATGAGGGCAGGAAGAAAGCTCTTGTCACTTGTTCTTCCCATCtgactgtggttgggatgtggtACGGGGGTGCCATGGTCATGTATGTCCTGCCCAGTTCCTTCCACAGCCCCAAACAAGATAACATCAGCTCAGTTTTCTACACAATTTTCACTCCAGCTTTAAATCCTCtcatctacagcctgaggaatAAGGAGGTCACTGGGGCTTTGAGGAGAGTCCTGGGGAAAAGGTTGTTGTCAGTACAGTCTACATTCTAG
- the LOC131900686 gene encoding olfactory receptor 2AG1-like yields MEPWNSTLGSGFILVGILDGSGSPELLCATIAALYMLALISNGLLILVITMDVYLHVPMYLLLGQLSLMDLLLTSVISPKAVMDFLLRDNTITFGGCALQMFLELALGSAEDLLLAFMAYDRYVAICHPLNYTIFMRPSICWLMVAISWIPASLSALGYTIYTMQYPFCKSREIRHLFCEIPPLLKLACADTSRYELMVYLMGVTLLIPPLAAILASYSLILFTVLNMPSNEGRKKALVTCSSHLTVVGMYYGPLTVMYILPSSYHSSKQENILSFLYTIVTPALNPLIYSLRNKEVSGALKRVLGKRLLPTHPTF; encoded by the coding sequence ATGGAGCCTTGGAACTCCACCTTGGGAAGCGGTTTCATCTTGGTGGGAATTCTCGATGGCAGTGGCTCTCCTGAACTACTCTGTGCTACAATCGCTGCTCTGTACATGTTGGCACTGATCAGCAATGGGCTGCTGATCCTGGTCATCACAATGGATGTGTACCTCCATGTTCCCATGTACCTCTTGCTTGGGCAGCTCTCTCTCATGGACCTTCTCCTCACATCAGTTATCAGTCCCAAGGCTGTCATGGATTTTCTGCTCAGAGACAACACCATCACCTTTGGTGGTTGTGCCCTTCAGATGTTCCTGGAACTGGCACTGGGTAGTGCAGAAGACctccttctggccttcatggccTATGACAGGTATGTGGCCATTTGTCATCCATTGAACTACACGATATTCATGAGGCCAAGCATTTGCTGGCTTATGGTAGCCATATCCTGGATTCCAGCTTCCCTGAGTGCCTTGGGATATACTATCTACACCATGCAGTATCCCTTCTGCAAATCCCGAGAGATCAGACACCTGTTCTGTGAGATCCCCCCATTATTGAAGTTGGCCTGTGCAGATACCTCCAGATATGAACTCATGGTTTATTTGATGGGAGTGACCTTGCTAATTCCCCCTCTTGCTGCCATCCTGGCCTCCTACTCACTAATTCTGTTTACTGTGCTTAATATGCCCTCAAATGAGGGCAGGAAAAAAGCCCTTGTCACCTGCTCTTCCCACCTGACTGTTGTTGGAATGTACTATGGACCTCTCACAGTCATGTACATCCTGCCCAGTTCCTATCACAGTTCCAAACAAGAGAATATTCTCTCATTTCTGTACACAATTGTCACCCCAGCTCTGAATCCTCTAATCTACAGTCTAAGGAATAAGGAGGTCAGTGGGGCTTTGAAGAGGGTCCTGGGAAAACGGTTGTTGCCAACACACCCTACCTTCTAG